In a single window of the Elaeis guineensis isolate ETL-2024a chromosome 4, EG11, whole genome shotgun sequence genome:
- the LOC105037085 gene encoding uncharacterized protein isoform X1 gives MASCSSLQRTLFLTLPPQIPKIFDPSTAVASYPTTIYGVAWKPLSSIRCKNVRSVSALASSSTDDLRPALDENPEGIISGEWPENFSLLSYDDLRAYLETQIISDKMKPTALLGEVMSTQIRTATADQTLEEIEHHFQVVSGLPVIDADLKCIGVISKKDKTKASCGQLKSKVGEVMSSPAITLSPDKTVLDAAALMLKMKIHRVPVINEKQQVVGMVTRTDIFQALETQVV, from the exons ATGGCTTCTTGCAGCTCTCTCCAGCGAACCCTTTTCCTCACTCTCCCACCCCAAATCCCGAAAATTTTCGATCCCTCGACAGCCGTTGCAAGCTATCCCACCACCATATATGGCGTCGCTTGGAAGCCGCTCTCCTCGATCCGGTGCAAGAACGTTAGATCCGTCTCGGCGCTGGCTTCCTCTTCGACGGACGACCTCCGGCCGGCGCTGGACGAGAACCCGGAAGGCATTATCTCAGGCGAGTGGCCGGAGAACTTCTCCCTCCTCAGCTACGACGACCTCCGAGCCTATCTCGAGACCCAGATCATCAGCGACAAG ATGAAGCCGACGGCGCTGTTGGGGGAGGTGATGTCGACGCAGATCCGGACGGCGACGGCGGATCAGACGCTGGAGGAGATCGAGCACCACTTTCAGGTGGTGTCGGGGCTACCGGTGATCGATGCGGATCTCAAGTGCATTGGAGTAATTTCCAAAAAGGACAAGACCAAAGCCTCTTGTGGG CAGCTGAAATCAAAGGTTGGTGAAGTGATGTCCTCTCCTGCCATCACTCTGTCACCTGACAAGACAGTCTTAG ATGCTGCAGCTTTGATGCTTAAGATGAAGATCCATAGGGTACCAGTCATAAATGAAAAACAGCAAGTTGTAG GAATGGTTACTCGGACTGACATATTCCAGGCACTAGAAACTCAGGTGGTATAA
- the LOC105037085 gene encoding uncharacterized protein isoform X2 has protein sequence MASCSSLQRTLFLTLPPQIPKIFDPSTAVASYPTTIYGVAWKPLSSIRCKNVRSVSALASSSTDDLRPALDENPEGIISGEWPENFSLLSYDDLRAYLETQIISDKMKPTALLGEVMSTQIRTATADQTLEEIEHHFQVVSGLPVIDADLKCIGVISKKDKTKASCGLKSKVGEVMSSPAITLSPDKTVLDAAALMLKMKIHRVPVINEKQQVVGMVTRTDIFQALETQVV, from the exons ATGGCTTCTTGCAGCTCTCTCCAGCGAACCCTTTTCCTCACTCTCCCACCCCAAATCCCGAAAATTTTCGATCCCTCGACAGCCGTTGCAAGCTATCCCACCACCATATATGGCGTCGCTTGGAAGCCGCTCTCCTCGATCCGGTGCAAGAACGTTAGATCCGTCTCGGCGCTGGCTTCCTCTTCGACGGACGACCTCCGGCCGGCGCTGGACGAGAACCCGGAAGGCATTATCTCAGGCGAGTGGCCGGAGAACTTCTCCCTCCTCAGCTACGACGACCTCCGAGCCTATCTCGAGACCCAGATCATCAGCGACAAG ATGAAGCCGACGGCGCTGTTGGGGGAGGTGATGTCGACGCAGATCCGGACGGCGACGGCGGATCAGACGCTGGAGGAGATCGAGCACCACTTTCAGGTGGTGTCGGGGCTACCGGTGATCGATGCGGATCTCAAGTGCATTGGAGTAATTTCCAAAAAGGACAAGACCAAAGCCTCTTGTGGG CTGAAATCAAAGGTTGGTGAAGTGATGTCCTCTCCTGCCATCACTCTGTCACCTGACAAGACAGTCTTAG ATGCTGCAGCTTTGATGCTTAAGATGAAGATCCATAGGGTACCAGTCATAAATGAAAAACAGCAAGTTGTAG GAATGGTTACTCGGACTGACATATTCCAGGCACTAGAAACTCAGGTGGTATAA
- the LOC140857275 gene encoding uncharacterized protein produces the protein MMPRSRQHHASSSPCLLLLRQLFRFFFVFFFFRLPSFSSSATISSTNPEVIALYSWINSTVSPPRVLSDWNPSDSSPCNWTHIACDPAGAVTSITIQSVPLALPLPAGLCASLPSLSALVISDANLTGSIPTDVSSCSLLTLLDLSSNSLSGPIPPSLSRLPALHSLILNSNQLSGPVPAALGGAASLRHILLYDNRLSGPLPDSLGNLSRLESLRAGGNHDLSGPIPASLSRCANLSVLGLADTKISGAIPASLGQLSNLQTLSIYTAMLSGSIPPELGNCSSLVNLFLYENSLSGPLPSSLSRLPRLERLLLWQNSLSGPIPDSFGNLSSLLSIDLSINSISGAFPASLGRLSGLQDLMLSDNNVSGSIPPSLANLSSLSQLQLDTNQISGLIPPELGALSSLTVLLAWQNQLEGAIPPSIASLSNLQALDLSHNHLTGPIPPGLFLLPNLTKLLLLSNDISGSIPLEIGRCGSLVRLRLGSNRIGGQIPSEIGGLKSINFLDLAGNRITGSVPAEIGNCSRLQMIDISNNTLVGALPASLTSIAALQVLDASLNQFSGPIPDSFGKLVAMNKLVLSGNSLSGPIPKSLGQCSSLELLDLSSNQLSGSIPNELFQIESLDIALNLSRNVLTGPIPDNISALNKLSMLDLSSNMLDGSLAPLAGLENLVSLNVSNNNFTGYLPDTKLFRQLSASELAGNQGLCTHGGDVCFVSVDDDGQQVMTAQEGSRRLRRLKLAIALLITATVAMVLGMIGVIRARRMGGGKGGEDNDSEMGGELSWPWQFTPFQKLSFSVEQVVRSLVDANVIGKGCSGIVYRVSMDNGDVIAVKKLWPSTGAAAPASKVDGNSNRVRDSFSAEVQTLGSVRHKNIVRFLGCCWNRSTRLLMYDYMANGSLGGLLHERNGFSLEWDLRYKIILGAAQGLAYLHHDCVPPIVHRDIKANNILIGLDFDPYIADFGLAKLVEDGDFGRSSNTVAGSYGYIAPEYGYMLKITEKSDVYSYGVVVLEVLTGKQPIDPTIPDGLHVVDWVRRRKGSMEVLDLGLRGRPDSEVEEMLQVLAVALLCVNPTPDERPTMKDVAAMLKEIRHEREEYCKEVDVLLKGSSPSPTVANATTSTSTTLLCQQSSINSNNSNNTSLSASTVYSSSKAKSPFSYNSSHPS, from the exons ATGATGCCGAGATCGAGGCAACACCACGCTTCatcatctccatgcctcctcctcctccgccaacTCTTCcgcttcttcttcgtcttcttctttTTCCGACTACCATCTTTCTCTTCTTCTGCTACAATCTCATCTACCAATCCTGAAGTCATCGCTCTATACAGCTGGATCAACTCGACCGTTTCTCCTCCTAGAGTTCTCTCGGACTGGAACCCATCAGACTCCAGCCCATGCAACTGGACCCACATCGCCTGCGACCCCGCCGGCGCCGTCACCTCCATCACCATCCAGTCCGTGCCGCTCGCCCTCCCCCTCCCGGCCGGCCTCTGCGcctccctcccctccctctcCGCCCTCGTCATCTCCGACGCCAACCTCACCGGCTCCATCCCCACCGACGTCTCCTCCTGCTCCCTCCTCACCCTCCTCGACCTCTCCTCCAACTCCCTCTCCGGCCCCatccccccctccctctcccgcCTCCCTGCTTTGCACTCCCTTATCCTTAACTCCAACCAGCTCTCCGGCCCTGTCCCCGCGGCGCTTGGCGGCGCCGCCTCCCTCCGACACATCCTCCTCTATGACAACCGCCTCTCCGGGCCCCTCCCGGACTCCCTCGGTAACCTCTCCCGCCTCGAGTCCCTCCGCGCCGGCGGCAACCACGACCTCTCCGGCCCCATCCCGGCCTCCCTCTCTCGCTGCGCCAACCTCTCAGTCCTCGGCCTCGCCGATACCAAGATCTCCGGCGCCATTCCCGCCTCCCTCGGCCAGCTCTCCAACCTCCAGACTCTCTCCATCTACACTGCCATGCTTTCCGGCTCCATCCCCCCGGAGCTCGGCAACTGCTCCTCCCTCGTCAACCTCTTCCTCTACGAGAACTCCCTCTCCGGCCCTCTGCCGTCCTCCCTCAGCCGGCTTCCTCGACTCGAACGCCTTCTCTTATGGCAGAACTCGCTCTCCGGACCCATCCCTGACTCCTTCGGCAATCTCTCGTCGTTGCTGTCCATCGACCTCTCCATCAACTCCATCTCCGGCGCCTTCCCGGCATCCCTCGGCAGGCTTTCCGGTCTCCAGGACCTCATGCTCAGCGACAACAACGTCTCTGGCTCGATACCGCCGTCGCTCGCCaacctctcctccctctcccagCTCCAGCTCGACACCAACCAGATCTCCGGCCTCATCCCGCCGGAGCTCGGCGCTCTCTCCTCCCTCACCGTTCTCTTGGCATGGCAGAACCAGCTCGAGGGCGCCATTCCTCCCTCCATCGCTTCTCTTTCCAATCTCCAAGCGCTTGACCTCTCTCACAACCACCTCACCGGGCCCATTCCTCCCGGCCTCTTCCTCCTCCCCAACCTCACCAAGTTGCTTCTTTTATCCAATGATATCTCGGGCTCCATTCCGCTGGAGATCGGCCGCTGCGGCTCTCTTGTTCGTCTCCGCCTCGGCAGCAACCGCATTGGGGGCCAAATACCTTCGGAAATCGGCGGTCTCAAAAGTATCAACTTTCTCGACCTCGCCGGCAACAGGATAACCGGCTCCGTCCCCGCTGAAATCGGCAACTGCTCCCGTCTCCAGATGATCGATATCAGCAACAACACTCTCGTCGGCGCCCTCCCTGCCTCGCTTACTTCCATCGCCGCACTGCAGGTGCTCGACGCGTCGCTCAACCAGTTCTCCGGCCCGATCCCGGATAGCTTCGGCAAGCTCGTGGCGATGAACAAGCTCGTGCTCAGCGGGAATTCGCTGTCCGGGCCGATACCCAAGTCGCTCGGCCAGTGTTCGAGCCTGGAATTGCTGGACCTCAGCAGTAACCAGCTCTCCGGCAGCATCCCCAACGAGCTCTTCCAGATTGAGAGCCTTGACATTGCATTGAATCTTAGCAGGAATGTGCTCACCGGACCGATCCCGGATAACATTTCAGCACTCAACAAGCTATCAATGCTCGATCTTTCCTCCAACATGCTCGACGGCAGCCTGGCCCCGCTTGCCGGATTAGAGAATCTGGTCTCTCTCAATGTCTCTAATAACAACTTCACCGGCTACCTCCCTGACACCAAGCTCTTCCGCCAGCTATCAGCCTCCGAACTCGCCGGCAACCAAGGGCTCTGCACTCACGGCGGGGATGTGTGCTTCGTGAGCGTGGACGACGATGGCCAGCAAGTGATGACAGCACAAGAGGGGAGCAGGAGGTTGCGCAGGCTGAAGCTGGCGATCGCGCTGCTGATCACCGCGACGGTGGCAATGGTTCTCGGTATGATCGGAGTTATAAGAGCTAGGAGGATGGGAGGAGGGAAGGGCGGGGAGGACAACGACTCGGAGATGGGCGGAGAGCTGTCGTGGCCATGGCAGTTCACACCATTCCAGAAGCTGAGCTTCTCGGTCGAGCAGGTGGTGCGGAGCCTCGTCGACGCCAACGTGATCGGAAAAGGTTGCTCCGGGATCGTCTATCGTGTCAGCATGGACAATGGGGACGTGATTGCCGTCAAGAAGCTCTGGCCCAGCACTGGAGCAGCAGCTCCGGCGAGCAAAGTCGATGGCAATAGTAACAGAGTCCGGGACTCATTCTCAGCTGAGGTGCAGACGCTCGGCTCGGTCCGGCACAAGAACATTGTGCGCTTTCTTGGTTGCTGCTGGAACAGGAGCACGCGGTTGCTCATGTATGACTACATGGCCAATGGAAGCCTTGGAGGGCTGCTTCATGAGCGCAATGGCTTCTCACTTGAATGGGACTTGAGGTATAAGATCATCCTCGGGGCAGCGCAGGGCCTCGCTTACCTTCACCATGACTGTGTTCCACCAATAGTCCACAGGGACATCAAGGCTAACAACATCCTCATCGGGCTCGACTTCGATCCTTACATCGCCGACTTTGGCCTCGCCAAGCTTGTTGAGGATGGGGACTTTGGCCGGTCCTCCAACACCGTCGCTGGCTCCTATGGCTACATTGCCCCTG AGTATGGATATATGTTGAAGATCACCGAGAAAAGCGATGTGTACAGCTACGGCGTGGTGGTGCTGGAGGTGCTGACAGGGAAGCAGCCGATCGATCCGACGATCCCCGATGGGTTGCATGTGGTGGACTGGGTGAGGCGGAGGAAGGGGAGCATGGAGGTGCTCGACCTGGGCCTAAGGGGGCGGCCAGATTCAGAGGTGGAGGAGATGCTGCAGGTTCTCGCCGTGGCTCTGCTGTGTGTGAACCCCACCCCCGATGAGCGGCCGACAATGAAGGATGTGGCTGCCATGCTCAAGGAGATCCGACATGAAAGGGAGGAGTATTGCAAGGAGGTGGACGTTCTTCTCAAGGGCTCATCACCATCCCCGACTGTGGCAAATGCAACAACCTCAACATCGACTACACTGTTGTGCCAACAGAGTAGCATCAATAGCAACAACAGTAACAACACCAGCCTGTCTGCTTCTACTGTCTACTCTTCCTCCAAGGCAAAATCACCCTTTAGTTACAATTCTAGTCATCCTTCCTGA